The Ensifer adhaerens genome contains a region encoding:
- a CDS encoding FAD-binding oxidoreductase: protein MTTLPSPELIASFAEIVGNTNVLTDEADKARYLVESRGLYRGTTPMVLRPANVDEVSRIMKLASATRTAIVPQGGNTGHVAGQIPREGKADIVLSLERLNRIRDIDPVGNVIVADAGCILADIQKAADEHNRLFPLSLGSEGSARIGGNLSTNAGGTAVLAYGSMRQLCLGLEVVLPTGEIWDGLRRLKKDNTGYDLRDLFIGAEGTLGVITGAVLKLFPKPLGHQVAFAGVGSVEHALALFEKASSLCGPALTGFELMPRLGVEFTTKHIPGVRDPMETVHPWYALIDISTSDSAESAERMVQDLLEQGYAAGLVENAVIAANETQAKALWHMRESMSPAQKPEGGSIKHDVSVPVSSIPAFMKEADAAVVKAIPGARICSFGHMGDGNIHYNISQPVGADKQAFLDRWREINAIVHGIVLGYNGSISAEHGIGQLKRDELAEVRAPIEIELMQRIKHAFDPAGIMNPDKVLRADG from the coding sequence ATGACCACCCTTCCCTCTCCCGAACTCATCGCTTCCTTCGCCGAGATCGTCGGCAACACCAACGTGCTGACGGACGAAGCCGACAAGGCGCGCTATCTCGTCGAATCGCGCGGACTTTACCGCGGCACGACGCCGATGGTCCTGCGTCCGGCCAACGTCGACGAGGTCTCGCGCATCATGAAGCTCGCGAGCGCCACCCGCACGGCGATCGTGCCGCAGGGCGGCAACACCGGCCATGTCGCCGGGCAGATCCCGCGGGAGGGCAAGGCAGACATCGTTCTTTCGCTGGAACGGCTGAACCGCATTCGCGACATCGATCCGGTCGGCAATGTCATCGTCGCCGATGCCGGCTGTATCCTCGCCGATATCCAGAAGGCGGCGGACGAGCACAATCGCCTGTTCCCACTGTCGCTCGGCTCGGAAGGTTCAGCCCGCATCGGCGGCAATCTCTCCACCAATGCAGGCGGCACCGCCGTGCTTGCCTATGGCAGTATGCGCCAGCTTTGCCTCGGCCTCGAAGTGGTGCTGCCGACCGGCGAAATCTGGGACGGGCTGCGCCGGTTGAAGAAGGACAATACCGGTTACGACCTGCGCGATCTCTTCATCGGTGCCGAGGGCACGCTCGGCGTGATCACCGGCGCCGTGCTCAAGCTTTTCCCGAAGCCGCTCGGGCATCAGGTCGCCTTTGCCGGAGTCGGCAGCGTCGAGCATGCGCTCGCTCTGTTTGAAAAGGCGTCCAGCCTTTGCGGGCCGGCGTTGACCGGCTTCGAGCTGATGCCGCGGCTCGGCGTCGAATTCACCACCAAGCACATCCCCGGCGTTCGTGATCCGATGGAAACGGTCCATCCCTGGTACGCGCTGATCGATATCTCGACGTCCGATAGCGCCGAAAGCGCGGAACGGATGGTACAGGATCTGCTGGAGCAGGGATATGCGGCCGGCCTCGTCGAGAATGCAGTGATTGCCGCCAACGAGACACAGGCGAAGGCGCTGTGGCACATGCGCGAGAGCATGTCGCCGGCACAAAAGCCCGAGGGCGGCTCGATCAAGCACGATGTCTCCGTGCCCGTCTCCAGCATTCCGGCCTTCATGAAGGAGGCGGATGCCGCCGTCGTGAAAGCGATCCCCGGCGCCCGCATCTGCTCCTTCGGCCACATGGGCGACGGCAACATCCACTACAACATTTCGCAGCCAGTCGGCGCCGACAAGCAGGCCTTCCTCGACCGCTGGCGCGAAATCAACGCCATCGTCCACGGCATCGTGCTTGGGTATAACGGCTCGATCTCCGCCGAGCACGGCATCGGCCAGTTGAAGCGCGACGAGCTCGCCGAGGTCCGGGCGCCGATCGAAATCGAGCTGATGCAACGCATCAAGCACGCGTTCGATCCCGCAGGCATCATGAACCCCGATAAAGTGCTGCGCGCCGACGGTTGA
- a CDS encoding transporter, whose protein sequence is MNLISPEIPGIVWAYRFLPGESRCQRIATDASIDSLLSGEGWVWVHLALSDARTPALIERIGNLPPLAVATLTSHDTQAAITVSDDIVHGTLVDFERTFDAVTKTIGWLHFAVSDRIIITTRLHPLRSIDRVKAAVEKSTKCARPIDLFEMIVVEFQRTLISLVLELTEDLNVIEDHVYGEAGHRQQPGLAPLRRTVVRLHRHLRTILALLRRAGASDEDEVPPGFIDAAERLSDRLEAVDRDVFALQERARLLHEEIDSKISSETNRHLYILSLMTAFLLPPTLVTGFFGMNTGALPFADGTGTLYAALFIALSMGFAWWILRRIGIL, encoded by the coding sequence ATGAACCTGATTTCCCCTGAAATACCCGGCATCGTCTGGGCCTATCGTTTCCTGCCGGGCGAAAGCCGCTGCCAGCGGATCGCCACCGACGCCTCGATCGACAGCCTGCTATCCGGGGAAGGATGGGTGTGGGTTCACCTCGCGCTCTCGGACGCGCGAACGCCTGCGCTCATCGAGCGGATCGGCAACCTGCCGCCGCTCGCAGTCGCCACGCTGACGAGCCACGATACCCAGGCGGCCATCACCGTTTCGGACGATATCGTGCACGGCACGCTCGTCGATTTCGAGCGCACCTTCGACGCGGTGACGAAGACGATCGGCTGGCTGCATTTCGCCGTCAGCGACCGCATCATCATCACCACCCGCCTGCATCCTTTGCGCAGCATCGACCGCGTCAAGGCAGCGGTGGAAAAGAGCACGAAATGCGCACGGCCGATCGACCTCTTCGAGATGATCGTCGTCGAATTCCAGCGCACGCTGATCTCGCTGGTTCTGGAACTGACCGAGGATCTGAACGTCATCGAGGACCATGTTTATGGCGAGGCTGGGCATCGGCAGCAGCCGGGGCTTGCGCCGCTGCGGCGCACGGTGGTGCGGCTGCATCGGCACCTTCGCACGATCCTCGCCTTGCTCAGGCGGGCGGGCGCATCGGATGAGGACGAGGTACCGCCCGGGTTCATCGACGCCGCCGAGCGGCTTTCCGACCGGCTCGAAGCGGTCGACCGCGACGTCTTCGCCCTGCAGGAACGCGCGCGTCTGCTGCATGAAGAGATCGACAGCAAGATCTCTTCGGAGACCAATCGGCATCTTTACATCCTGTCGCTGATGACCGCCTTCCTCCTGCCGCCGACGCTCGTCACCGGCTTCTTCGGCATGAATACCGGGGCGCTGCCCTTCGCCGACGGCACCGGCACGCTCTATGCGGCGTTGTTCATCGCACTCTCCATGGGCTTTGCCTGGTGGATTCTCCGGCGGATCGGCATTCTCTGA
- a CDS encoding DUF1217 domain-containing protein, whose amino-acid sequence MVSTYLDYSRITRDMRSSLNRIAQQPQIAREAEYYKENIGSVKTVEEFLNDYRLYSYAMKAHGLEDMTYAKAFMRKVLESDLSDESSFANRLTDERYRNFAQAFSFSSSKPVAQTNAQQDALIGLYNERIASLDTAMRGEMAYFGAAMDLVTDVDKFLGNERLRSFAFTVFDIDPKTFNYTEVRDALTSDPAALTASRTAAVTRREEALKLQTDLQTRLKSLGEINRLTSELAEAPAADKPAIQAKIDEHNAIVADLDAKLPPRDQAPALLASLGEELNTLNGRIRNLETYIKLAETFNFNADGSVPAGEKAISDAKKTELNNIYVFKKPGETPLGGARLTGAGALLNKEYYEGKIAGVTSISELTSDSRLFNYLVTAFGLKASTTVPSTIENILTSDINDPNSYVNTQGGEYNAAFKEMHKAFNFRPDGTLQPGKTAQDADQLKKTSDGYMVRYNDKGDAEDEALVKRFKLLVNSMESVDKLLADNGVLKFTLSAFGLEDEGLSKRDLKRILTSDLNDPRSYVNTLRDERYVKLVKAFNFNPDGTLGAPKLAQSDGDIMNTARAYIVAKSRFGTDDEKKIAKEKAQEEAKYYTSEIAKIETLDAFLKNRRLVDMVLVGAGIDPETVKSDYLRSMFTSDLEDPKSFINTDPNGLKYREIVSSFNFDKDGKIVRGEAGQIQTRRGLVTTVDLFLNQSLEEKEGADNGGIRLALYFKRKASDINTAYDILADRALFEVIKTAYSMPEGLQNAKIEAQAAFIERTVNIKELQQPGQLEKLLQRFTALYDVENNQDVSPGLAILTGGGSAGVSAETLLSLSQLRAGGR is encoded by the coding sequence ATGGTATCGACCTATCTCGACTACAGTCGCATCACGCGGGACATGAGGAGCAGCCTCAACCGCATTGCCCAGCAGCCGCAGATCGCGCGCGAAGCGGAGTATTATAAAGAGAACATCGGCAGCGTGAAAACTGTCGAGGAGTTTCTGAACGACTATCGACTCTACTCATACGCGATGAAAGCGCATGGCCTGGAGGACATGACCTATGCCAAGGCCTTCATGCGCAAGGTGCTGGAAAGCGATCTTTCGGACGAAAGCAGCTTTGCCAACCGTCTCACCGATGAACGCTACCGCAACTTCGCGCAGGCCTTCAGCTTCAGCTCGTCGAAGCCGGTGGCTCAAACCAACGCACAGCAGGATGCGCTGATCGGTCTCTACAACGAGCGGATCGCCAGCCTCGACACGGCCATGCGCGGAGAGATGGCCTATTTTGGCGCGGCCATGGATCTCGTCACCGATGTCGACAAGTTCCTCGGCAACGAACGACTGCGTTCGTTTGCCTTCACCGTCTTCGATATTGACCCGAAGACGTTCAACTACACCGAGGTCCGCGACGCGCTGACCAGCGACCCTGCCGCTCTGACCGCAAGCCGCACGGCCGCTGTGACGAGGCGGGAAGAAGCGCTCAAGCTGCAGACTGACCTTCAGACGCGGCTCAAGTCCCTCGGGGAGATTAACAGGCTGACGTCCGAACTTGCGGAGGCGCCCGCTGCCGACAAGCCGGCGATTCAGGCCAAGATCGACGAGCACAACGCGATCGTCGCCGATCTCGATGCCAAGCTTCCGCCACGCGATCAGGCGCCCGCGCTGCTCGCATCGCTCGGCGAGGAATTGAACACGCTGAACGGGCGCATCCGCAATCTCGAAACCTACATCAAGTTGGCGGAAACCTTTAACTTCAACGCTGATGGCAGCGTGCCGGCCGGCGAAAAGGCGATAAGCGACGCAAAGAAGACGGAACTCAACAACATCTACGTCTTCAAGAAACCGGGCGAAACGCCGCTCGGCGGCGCGCGCCTGACCGGCGCCGGGGCACTGCTCAACAAGGAATATTACGAAGGCAAGATCGCCGGCGTCACCAGCATCTCCGAGCTGACCAGCGACAGCCGGCTGTTCAACTACCTCGTCACGGCCTTCGGCCTCAAAGCGTCGACGACCGTGCCGTCGACGATCGAAAACATCCTCACCAGCGACATCAACGACCCGAACAGCTACGTCAACACGCAGGGCGGCGAGTACAATGCCGCCTTTAAGGAAATGCACAAAGCCTTCAACTTCCGGCCCGACGGCACGCTGCAGCCCGGCAAGACGGCGCAGGACGCCGATCAGTTGAAGAAGACGTCCGACGGCTACATGGTCCGCTACAATGACAAGGGCGATGCCGAAGACGAAGCCTTGGTCAAGCGCTTCAAGCTGCTGGTCAATTCGATGGAGTCGGTCGACAAGCTGCTGGCCGACAATGGCGTACTGAAGTTCACGCTCAGCGCCTTCGGTCTCGAAGACGAGGGCCTGAGCAAGCGTGATCTGAAGCGCATTCTGACGAGCGATCTCAACGATCCCAGAAGCTACGTCAACACGCTGCGCGACGAACGCTACGTCAAGCTCGTGAAAGCGTTCAACTTCAATCCGGACGGGACTCTCGGCGCACCAAAACTCGCCCAGAGCGACGGCGACATCATGAATACGGCGCGGGCCTATATCGTCGCCAAGTCCCGCTTCGGCACGGACGACGAGAAGAAGATCGCGAAGGAAAAGGCCCAGGAAGAAGCCAAATATTACACCTCCGAGATCGCGAAGATCGAAACGCTGGATGCCTTCCTCAAGAACCGCCGGCTGGTCGACATGGTTCTCGTCGGCGCAGGCATCGATCCGGAGACGGTCAAGTCCGACTATCTCAGGAGTATGTTCACGTCGGATCTCGAAGATCCGAAGAGCTTCATCAACACCGACCCGAATGGGCTGAAGTATCGCGAGATCGTCTCGTCCTTCAACTTCGACAAGGACGGCAAGATCGTCAGGGGCGAGGCAGGGCAGATCCAGACCCGCCGCGGTCTCGTCACCACCGTTGATCTCTTCCTCAATCAGTCGCTCGAAGAGAAGGAGGGCGCCGATAACGGCGGCATTCGCCTGGCGCTCTATTTCAAGCGCAAGGCCTCGGACATCAACACGGCCTACGACATCCTGGCCGATCGCGCCCTGTTCGAGGTCATCAAGACCGCCTACAGCATGCCGGAGGGCTTGCAGAACGCCAAGATCGAGGCCCAGGCGGCCTTTATCGAGCGCACCGTCAACATCAAGGAACTGCAGCAGCCGGGTCAGCTTGAGAAGCTTCTGCAACGCTTCACGGCGCTCTACGACGTCGAGAACAACCAGGATGTATCGCCCGGTCTCGCGATTCTGACTGGCGGCGGCAGCGCTGGCGTCAGTGCCGAGACCTTGCTGTCGCTCTCGCAATTGCGCGCAGGCGGCCGCTGA
- a CDS encoding DUF6656 family protein has translation MAKLRYYDATAEKLPTIPPKVAVHTEFLRTGRINRRQWLPSERRYLSYEEVADRTGKKLSTAGDTTHKRINGFHNSIQFPKMIFHRTLVGRPHLGYCHVTAARTPVTPSKDITWSFYFANFFCNLGDETHFFESIQPGYSRMYFAVAIEPGAQAGQMVINRNFRDNGLLFRTDDPKVALKNVLMLGAKDDALRRIIRSL, from the coding sequence ATGGCAAAGTTGAGATACTACGACGCGACAGCCGAGAAGCTGCCGACAATCCCGCCGAAGGTGGCGGTTCATACCGAATTCCTGCGTACGGGCCGGATCAACCGCAGGCAATGGTTGCCGAGCGAACGCCGGTATTTGAGCTATGAGGAAGTCGCAGACAGGACGGGCAAGAAGCTCAGCACCGCCGGCGACACGACCCATAAGCGGATCAACGGGTTCCACAACTCGATCCAGTTCCCGAAGATGATCTTCCACCGCACGCTCGTCGGCCGGCCGCATCTCGGCTACTGTCACGTGACGGCGGCGCGTACGCCGGTTACTCCCTCCAAGGACATCACCTGGTCCTTCTACTTCGCCAACTTCTTCTGCAACCTGGGCGACGAGACGCATTTTTTCGAGAGTATCCAGCCCGGCTATTCACGCATGTACTTCGCCGTCGCCATCGAACCGGGCGCCCAAGCCGGGCAAATGGTCATCAACCGCAACTTTCGTGACAACGGGCTGCTGTTTCGCACGGATGATCCCAAGGTCGCGCTGAAAAACGTACTGATGCTTGGCGCCAAGGATGACGCGTTGCGTCGCATCATTCGCAGCCTCTGA
- a CDS encoding VOC family protein, whose protein sequence is MALKRMDNIGIVVEDLEETIDFFRELGLELEGRATIDGEWAGRVTGLGDQHVEIAMMRTPDGHSRLELSRFLAAPVVADHRTAPVNALGYLRVMLAVDDVDDTVERLRKRGAQLVGEVVQYKDAYRLCYIRGPEGLLIGLAQEL, encoded by the coding sequence ATGGCGCTCAAGCGAATGGACAACATAGGCATCGTCGTCGAAGACCTCGAAGAGACGATCGATTTCTTTCGCGAACTTGGCCTTGAGCTCGAAGGGCGGGCGACGATCGACGGGGAATGGGCCGGGCGTGTCACCGGGCTCGGCGATCAGCATGTCGAAATTGCCATGATGCGTACGCCGGATGGCCACAGCAGGCTCGAGCTTTCCCGCTTCCTCGCAGCACCGGTCGTCGCCGATCACCGGACTGCCCCGGTCAATGCGCTTGGCTACCTCCGCGTCATGCTCGCGGTCGACGACGTCGACGATACGGTTGAGCGGCTCCGCAAACGCGGCGCGCAGTTGGTCGGCGAAGTGGTCCAGTATAAGGACGCCTATCGGCTTTGCTATATCCGCGGTCCCGAGGGGCTGCTCATCGGGCTCGCCCAAGAACTTTAG
- a CDS encoding BA14K family protein gives MSRWFSVAVAVAVLATSAAPSQAFTPTPPRLERQSDAQNVQYRRPGMERRGGYYYYNGYRGYNYRRPGYRYYNGWWYPMAAFGTGVIIGGAIAQPPRYTRPAPVYGSRHVQWCYDRYRSYRAYDNTYQPYGGPRRQCYSPYG, from the coding sequence ATGAGCCGGTGGTTTTCCGTGGCCGTTGCGGTGGCTGTGCTGGCGACGTCGGCCGCCCCGTCGCAGGCCTTCACGCCGACACCGCCGCGCCTTGAGCGGCAGAGCGATGCACAGAACGTCCAGTATCGCCGACCGGGCATGGAGCGTCGTGGCGGCTATTACTACTACAACGGCTACCGCGGTTATAACTACCGCCGCCCTGGCTATCGCTACTACAATGGCTGGTGGTATCCGATGGCAGCCTTCGGCACCGGAGTGATTATCGGTGGAGCGATCGCCCAGCCGCCGCGCTACACGCGTCCTGCCCCCGTCTATGGCAGCCGCCATGTGCAGTGGTGCTATGACCGCTACCGCTCATACCGGGCCTACGACAATACCTATCAGCCCTATGGCGGCCCGCGCCGCCAGTGCTATTCGCCCTATGGTTAA
- a CDS encoding aromatic ring-hydroxylating oxygenase subunit alpha, with amino-acid sequence MDTRNDMLRKLKGRQDGYSLDRAFYIDPDYYRQDLENIWYKDWLFIGHDCEIPRAGNYFTVQVGDYPVVITRDRQGAIRALHNSCRHRGSRVCTQAKGSSAKLVCPYHQWTYELDGSLLFARQMGEDFDKAAHSLKPIHCETVGGYIFINLSEKPMDFTAFRDMALPYLAPHRLGETKVAFESTIIEKGNWKLVWENNRECYHCAANHPELCRTYPEAPTATGVQGAKDDPVIAEHWAKCEAEGLPSEFKMSPTGQFRAARMPLVDNAESYTMSGARAVRRALSADVSQSQIGTLLMFHYPTTWNHVLADHAITFRVLPLGPELTQVTTKWLVNKDAVEGVDYNLDELTHVWTETNDQDRQIVEENAFGIRSPAYEPGPYSPEHEGGVMQFVEWYCKFMEQRLAGDAAPLSRVA; translated from the coding sequence ATGGACACCAGAAACGATATGCTTCGAAAGCTGAAGGGCAGGCAGGACGGCTACAGCCTCGACCGGGCCTTTTACATCGATCCCGACTACTACAGGCAGGATCTGGAAAACATCTGGTACAAGGATTGGCTGTTTATCGGCCATGACTGCGAGATCCCGCGGGCCGGCAATTACTTCACCGTCCAGGTCGGCGACTACCCCGTTGTCATCACCCGCGACCGCCAGGGCGCCATCCGGGCTCTGCACAATTCCTGCCGCCACCGCGGCTCGCGCGTCTGCACGCAGGCGAAAGGCTCGTCGGCAAAGCTTGTCTGTCCCTATCACCAGTGGACCTACGAACTCGACGGCTCGCTGCTCTTTGCCCGGCAGATGGGAGAGGATTTCGACAAGGCCGCCCACAGTCTGAAGCCGATCCATTGCGAAACGGTCGGCGGCTACATCTTCATCAACCTGTCGGAAAAGCCGATGGATTTCACGGCGTTCCGCGACATGGCCTTGCCGTATCTCGCGCCGCATCGGCTCGGCGAAACCAAGGTCGCGTTCGAAAGCACCATCATCGAGAAGGGCAACTGGAAGCTCGTCTGGGAAAACAACCGCGAATGCTACCATTGCGCCGCCAATCATCCGGAACTCTGCCGCACCTATCCTGAGGCGCCGACGGCGACCGGGGTGCAGGGCGCCAAGGATGATCCTGTGATCGCCGAACATTGGGCGAAGTGCGAGGCCGAGGGCCTGCCGAGCGAATTTAAGATGTCGCCGACCGGTCAGTTCCGCGCCGCCCGCATGCCGCTTGTCGACAATGCCGAAAGCTACACCATGTCGGGCGCCCGCGCCGTCAGGCGGGCCCTGTCCGCCGACGTCTCCCAGAGCCAGATCGGCACGCTCTTGATGTTCCACTATCCCACCACCTGGAACCATGTGCTCGCCGACCACGCCATCACCTTCCGGGTGCTGCCGCTCGGGCCCGAACTGACGCAGGTGACGACGAAGTGGCTCGTCAACAAGGATGCGGTCGAAGGCGTCGACTACAATCTAGATGAACTGACGCATGTCTGGACCGAGACCAACGACCAGGACCGTCAGATCGTCGAGGAAAATGCCTTCGGCATCCGCTCACCGGCCTATGAGCCCGGTCCCTATTCGCCCGAGCACGAGGGTGGCGTGATGCAGTTCGTCGAGTGGTACTGCAAGTTCATGGAGCAGCGCCTTGCCGGCGACGCGGCTCCGCTTTCAAGGGTCGCCTGA
- a CDS encoding L-threonylcarbamoyladenylate synthase, with the protein MAEIIDTDREPDRAIARACAVLGEGEPVAIPTETVYGLAADATNPDAISRIYEMKGRPRFNPLISHVSDMAMAEAHVHFDPISRQLAEAFWPGPLTLILRQRADSTVHALASAGLDTLGIRMPDGFSRRVIAHFGRPLAAPSANTSGKISPTSAVHVEADLGDKLKLILDAGQAQIGLESTIIKVDGDEIRLLRPGGLDAAEIERLLGRPVTRPETAGATIEAPGMLASHYAPGAAVRLDAAEVHAGEALIRFGGNRIAGEEQAAVVLDLSPTGNLREAAANLFDYMKRADASGAETIAFGPIPSDGLGEAIIDRLQRAAAPRG; encoded by the coding sequence ATGGCTGAGATCATCGACACGGATAGAGAACCGGACCGCGCGATCGCGCGCGCCTGCGCCGTTCTTGGCGAAGGCGAGCCGGTCGCCATTCCGACCGAGACCGTCTACGGCCTTGCCGCCGACGCTACCAATCCCGATGCGATCAGTCGCATCTACGAGATGAAGGGGCGCCCGCGCTTCAATCCGCTGATCTCGCATGTTTCCGACATGGCGATGGCCGAAGCCCATGTGCATTTCGATCCGATTTCGAGGCAGCTGGCCGAAGCCTTCTGGCCCGGCCCGCTGACGCTGATCCTTCGGCAGCGCGCCGACAGCACGGTTCATGCGCTGGCGTCCGCCGGCCTCGACACGCTCGGCATCCGCATGCCCGACGGTTTCTCGCGCCGGGTAATCGCTCACTTCGGGCGACCACTGGCCGCGCCCAGTGCCAATACGTCGGGCAAAATCAGCCCGACCAGTGCGGTCCATGTGGAAGCCGATCTCGGCGACAAACTGAAGCTGATCCTCGACGCCGGCCAGGCCCAAATCGGCCTTGAGTCGACGATCATCAAGGTCGACGGCGACGAGATCCGGTTGCTTCGGCCGGGTGGCCTCGATGCCGCCGAGATCGAACGCCTGCTTGGTCGTCCGGTGACCCGGCCGGAGACGGCGGGAGCGACGATCGAGGCGCCGGGCATGCTCGCCTCGCACTACGCGCCCGGCGCTGCCGTCCGGCTCGATGCCGCCGAGGTGCATGCCGGCGAAGCCTTGATCCGTTTCGGCGGCAATCGGATCGCCGGCGAAGAGCAGGCGGCCGTCGTTCTCGATCTCAGCCCGACTGGCAATCTGCGCGAAGCCGCCGCCAATCTCTTCGACTATATGAAGCGGGCGGATGCCAGCGGCGCAGAGACCATCGCCTTCGGGCCGATCCCTTCGGACGGGTTGGGGGAAGCCATCATCGACCGGTTACAACGGGCGGCGGCACCACGAGGGTAA
- a CDS encoding hybrid-cluster NAD(P)-dependent oxidoreductase — protein MQMASSFHHFDALHVWIDRQQMLECTSAVVETADVMTFTFRAEKPAWFRYLPGQFVTLELPVADEPVMRTYTLSSTPSRPLSIAVTVKAQSDSIGTRWMFEHLKPGMKLRAFGPLGDFSFVRHPGDKYLFISAGSGITPMMSMTRWMADCVPETDVTFISCARRPEDLLFRSELEVLATQMSGLNLGFIVEGHEARHGWHGLRGRIDGAKLPLLAPDFMDRTVFCCGPEPFMRGVREMLKSAGFDMGRYHEESFQPAAAPAAEEIAVRAGAGDEGEVQAAKIAFTMSGKEIEAKPGQTILQAARANGVRIGAACEGGICGTCRVMKVSGEVDMSHNGGILDDEIDEGYILACCSRPLGDVQIEA, from the coding sequence ATGCAGATGGCCTCTTCGTTTCACCATTTCGACGCGCTCCACGTCTGGATCGACCGGCAGCAGATGCTCGAATGCACATCGGCGGTTGTCGAGACCGCCGATGTCATGACCTTCACCTTCCGGGCCGAAAAGCCCGCCTGGTTTCGCTATCTGCCCGGGCAATTCGTGACCCTCGAACTGCCCGTCGCCGACGAGCCAGTGATGCGCACCTACACCCTGTCGTCGACGCCCTCGCGGCCGCTGTCGATCGCCGTGACCGTCAAGGCGCAGTCAGACAGCATCGGCACCCGCTGGATGTTCGAGCACCTGAAGCCCGGAATGAAACTCCGCGCCTTTGGCCCGCTCGGCGATTTCAGCTTCGTCCGCCATCCCGGCGACAAGTACCTGTTTATCTCGGCCGGCTCCGGCATCACGCCGATGATGTCGATGACGCGCTGGATGGCGGACTGCGTGCCGGAGACGGATGTGACCTTCATCTCCTGCGCGCGTCGGCCGGAGGACCTGCTGTTCCGTTCGGAGCTGGAGGTTCTGGCGACGCAGATGTCCGGGCTGAACCTCGGCTTCATCGTCGAGGGACATGAGGCACGCCACGGCTGGCACGGGCTTCGCGGCCGCATTGATGGCGCCAAGCTGCCGCTGCTTGCGCCCGATTTCATGGACCGCACCGTTTTCTGCTGCGGCCCCGAACCGTTCATGCGCGGCGTGCGCGAGATGCTGAAATCGGCCGGTTTCGACATGGGCCGCTACCACGAGGAGAGCTTCCAGCCGGCCGCCGCACCTGCGGCGGAAGAGATTGCCGTGCGCGCCGGCGCCGGTGACGAGGGCGAGGTCCAGGCCGCCAAGATCGCCTTCACCATGAGCGGCAAGGAGATCGAGGCCAAGCCCGGCCAGACGATCCTGCAGGCGGCGCGCGCCAACGGCGTGCGCATCGGCGCTGCCTGCGAAGGCGGCATCTGCGGCACCTGCCGGGTGATGAAGGTCTCAGGCGAGGTGGATATGAGCCACAATGGCGGCATTCTCGACGACGAGATCGATGAGGGCTACATCCTCGCCTGCTGCTCGCGACCGCTCGGAGACGTCCAGATCGAAGCTTGA